Part of the Candidatus Baltobacteraceae bacterium genome is shown below.
CCGCGTTACGGCCTTGATGGAAACACCCCAGCGCATCTTGTCGGTCAGACGTTCGAAGAACCGCAACGGTGAGAGACGTGCGAAGCGGACGACCTTCGGGTAGCGGCGCACGTGGACGATCGAGTTGGGCTCGACGTCCGCCAGCACGTCACCATCGCATTCGAGATGCGCATGGGCGGCCTCGGAGTCGCTGCCGACGCCGATCTCCGAGCTTGCCGGCACGATGAGCGGACGCGAGAAGAGCGTATGCGGCAGTAGCGGTACGATGCCGAAGGCATCGACGCGCGGTGAGATGATCGACCCGCCGGCGGAAAGGAAGTACGCCGTCGAGCCGGTCGCGGTCGCAATGCAAATGCCGTCGGCGGGAATCTCCGCGATATGCTCGTTGTCGAGCGTCAAATCGAACGGGACGATACGCGAAACCTCGCCCTTGACGACGACGACGTCGTTGAGGGCGAAGTACTTGCGATTCGCGTACTCCGCCTCGAGCGCAGCCCGCTCGTCGATCAAAAGCCCCTCGTCGACGAGCTGCGGCAGCTGCGCGATGCGCGGATCGCCGTCGTCCAGCTCGGTGAGAAAGCCCAGCCGCCCGGTGTTGACGCCCAGCAACGGCACGCTGCCGATCTCGGTCGCAAGCCGCGCGGCGCGAAGGAGCGTTCCATCGCCGCCCACGGTGATGAAGAGCGCTGCGTCCTCTG
Proteins encoded:
- a CDS encoding NAD(+)/NADH kinase, translated to MNKLAIGQRIIALYVDVARDSARALAARIAAGFRSRGYQVATWKGQQAVADLASNGVRAEDAALFITVGGDGTLLRAARLATEIGSVPLLGVNTGRLGFLTELDDGDPRIAQLPQLVDEGLLIDERAALEAEYANRKYFALNDVVVVKGEVSRIVPFDLTLDNEHIAEIPADGICIATATGSTAYFLSAGGSIISPRVDAFGIVPLLPHTLFSRPLIVPASSEIGVGSDSEAAHAHLECDGDVLADVEPNSIVHVRRYPKVVRFARLSPLRFFERLTDKMRWGVSIKAVTR